The sequence GTCACCGTCGACCCCACCACCGGCCGCGCGCCGACGGAGGCCGAGCGCATCAAGGCGACCGTGGCGATCGCCAAGAAGGCCGAGGAAGTCGGCCTGGACGTCTTCGCCACCGGTGAGCATCACAACCCGCCGTTCGTGCCGTCGTCGCCGACAACCCTGCTGGGCTATATCGCGGCGCAGACCGAGCGCATACAGCTGACCACCGCCACCACGCTGATCACCACGAACGACCCGGTGAAGATCGCCGAGGACTACAGCGTGCTGCAGCACCTCGCCGACGGCCGAGTGGACCTGATGCTGGGGCGCGGAAACACCGGCCCGGTGTATCCCTGGTTCGGCAAGGACATCCGGGCCGCTTTGCCGCTGACCGTGGAGAACTATCAGTTGCTGCGCCGGCTGTGGCGCGAGGACGTCGTCGACTTCAGTGGTGAGTACCGCACCCCGTTGCACGGGTTCACCCTGGCGCCGCGTCCGCTGGACGGGATCCCCCCGTTCGTCTGGCACGGGTCGATCCGCAGTCCCGAAATCGCCGAACTCGCGGCGCACTTCGGTGACGGCTTCTTCGCCAACCACATCTTCTGGCCGGCGTCGCACACCAAACGGATGGTGCAGCTGTACCGCCAGCGCTTCGCGCACTACGGCCACGGTGGTGCCGATCAGGCGATCGTGGGGCTCGGCGGGCAGGTGTTCCTGCGGCCCAACAGCCAGGATGCGGTGAACGAGTTCCGACCGTACTTCGACAACGCCCCGGTCTACGGCCACGGCCCGAGCCTGGAGGAGTTCAGCGCCCAGACTCCGCTGACGGTCGGCTCGCCGCAGCAGGTGATCGACAAGACGCTGGGCTTCCGTGACTACGTGGGCGACTACCAACGCCAGCTGTTCCTGGTCGACCATGCCGGTCTGCCGTTGAAGACGGTGCTTGAGCAGCTCGATCTGCTGGGTGAGCACGTTATCCCGGTGCTGCGCAAGGAATTCGCCATCGGCCGGCCCGCGCACGTTCCCGGTGCGCCGACGCACCAGTCCCTGGTTGAGGCTGCGCGGCAACCCGAAATCCAGGAGGCGTCATGAGACTGGTCGTGATCAGCGGCGGGTTGCGTGAGCCGTCGTCCACCCGGCTGCTGGCCGACCGGCTCGCCGCGGCGGTCCGCGCCGAGCTCGGGCAGGTCGACATCGAGGTCGTCGAGTTGCGGCACCTGGCTCGGGCGATCACCGACGCCATGTTGACCGGGTTCGCCTCGGCGGAGCTGGAGGCGGTGTTCGACGCGGTCGCGGCCAGTGACGGAGCGATCGCGGTGACGCCGACGTTCAACGCGACGTTCAGCGGGTTGTTCAAGTCGTTCTTCGACGTGCTGCCCGAGCAGACCCTGGACGGCACGCCGGTGCTGATCGCGGCGACCGGCGGCACCGAACGGCACTCGCTGGTGCTGGACCACGCCCTGCGTCCGATGTTCTGCTATCTGCATGCGCTGGTGTCGCCCACCGGCGTGTACGCGGCGACGTCCGACTTCGGCGCGCAGGGACTGTCTGAGCGGATTACCAAGGCGGCCAGGGACTTCGCTCGGCTACTAGAACTGCGCGGACCCCGCCGCAGCGATACGGCCAGCGTGGAAATCAATGAGATGCAACGCCTGCTCGCAGGCGCCTAGAAAAAGGAGAGATGGCAATGACGAAGTTGGCGGTTATCTACTACTCGGCTACCGGGCACGGCACCAAGATGGCGCAGCGGGTGGCCCAGGCGGGCGAGGCGGCGGGCGCCGAGGTCCGCGTGCGGCACATCCAGGAGACGCGCGACCCGGAGACCTTTGCCCACAACCCGGCGTGGAGCGCCAACTACTCGGCGACCAAGGACCTGCCGGCGGCCACCGGCGACGACATCGTCTGGGCGGACGCCGTCATCTTCGGCTCGCCCACCCGATTCGGTTCCCCCTCAGCACAATTCCGGAACTTTCTGGACGGGCTTGGCGGGCTGTGGGCCAAGGGCGAACTCGCCGACAAGGTCTATGCCGGCTTCACCTCGAGTCAGACCGCCCATGGTGGGCAGGAAGCCACGCTGCTGAATCTCTACGTGTCGCTGATGCATTTCGGCGGCATCCTGGTCCCGCCGGGCTACACCGACCCGATCAAGTTCGCCGACGGCAACCCCTACGGCGTCGGGCACGTCACCGGACCGAACAACCAGAACGATCTGGACGAGGCCACGCTGGCCGCACTCGACCACCTGGCCACCCGGGTGGTGGGCGTCGCCGCCAAGCTCGCGGCGGGGTGACGGGTCGGCGTCAGGCCACCCACACCGTCTTGAGGTTGCAGAACTCCCGGATGCCGT is a genomic window of Mycolicibacter heraklionensis containing:
- a CDS encoding LLM class flavin-dependent oxidoreductase — protein: MQFGIFTVGDVTVDPTTGRAPTEAERIKATVAIAKKAEEVGLDVFATGEHHNPPFVPSSPTTLLGYIAAQTERIQLTTATTLITTNDPVKIAEDYSVLQHLADGRVDLMLGRGNTGPVYPWFGKDIRAALPLTVENYQLLRRLWREDVVDFSGEYRTPLHGFTLAPRPLDGIPPFVWHGSIRSPEIAELAAHFGDGFFANHIFWPASHTKRMVQLYRQRFAHYGHGGADQAIVGLGGQVFLRPNSQDAVNEFRPYFDNAPVYGHGPSLEEFSAQTPLTVGSPQQVIDKTLGFRDYVGDYQRQLFLVDHAGLPLKTVLEQLDLLGEHVIPVLRKEFAIGRPAHVPGAPTHQSLVEAARQPEIQEAS
- a CDS encoding CE1759 family FMN reductase; protein product: MRLVVISGGLREPSSTRLLADRLAAAVRAELGQVDIEVVELRHLARAITDAMLTGFASAELEAVFDAVAASDGAIAVTPTFNATFSGLFKSFFDVLPEQTLDGTPVLIAATGGTERHSLVLDHALRPMFCYLHALVSPTGVYAATSDFGAQGLSERITKAARDFARLLELRGPRRSDTASVEINEMQRLLAGA
- the wrbA gene encoding NAD(P)H:quinone oxidoreductase — protein: MTKLAVIYYSATGHGTKMAQRVAQAGEAAGAEVRVRHIQETRDPETFAHNPAWSANYSATKDLPAATGDDIVWADAVIFGSPTRFGSPSAQFRNFLDGLGGLWAKGELADKVYAGFTSSQTAHGGQEATLLNLYVSLMHFGGILVPPGYTDPIKFADGNPYGVGHVTGPNNQNDLDEATLAALDHLATRVVGVAAKLAAG